In the genome of Gadus morhua chromosome 12, gadMor3.0, whole genome shotgun sequence, one region contains:
- the tnni3k gene encoding serine/threonine-protein kinase TNNI3K: protein MGNYKSRPTQTCTDEWKKKVSESYTVIVEKLEDDWHIKEAELAELKFAFGSEEAFQKVNVSYRTEEGLSLLHLCCVCGGTKAHIRTLMLKGLRPSRLTRNGFTALHLAAYKDSAELVTALLHGGSDVQQVGYGALTALHIATVAGHHETVDILLQHGANVNVQDAVFFTPLHIAAYYGHEQVARLLLKFGADPNVSGEVGDRPLHLAAAKGFLGLVQLLMGGGCKTDVNVLDNEDHVPLHLCSRFGHHEIVRFLLTGHGEAQPHSVNIYGDTPLHLACYNGKFEVVKEIIQLSGTESLMKENIFSETAFHSACTYGRNLDMVKFLLTQSPMSINHQGRDGHTALHSACFHGHIRVVQFLLDSGADMNLVACDPTRSSGEKEEQTCLMWAYEKGHDAIVTLLKHYKRPDDSPCNEYSQPGGDGSYVSVPSPLGKIKSMTKEKADVLLLRASLPSHFHLQLSDLEFNEIIGSGSFGKVYRGKCRSKVVAIKRYRANTYCSKSDVDMFCREVSILCRLNHPCVIQFVGACLDDPSQFAIVTQYVSGGSLFSLLHEQKRLIDLQSKLVIAIDVAKGMEYLHNLTQPIIHRDLNSHNILLYEDGHAVVADFGESRFLLSVAQDNMTKQPGNLRWMAPEVFTQCTRYTVKADMFSYALCLWELLTGEVPFAHLKPAAAAADMAYHLIRPPIGYSIPKPISALLMRGWNASPEDRPEFSEVVSSLEECLCNIELMSPASSNSSGSLSPSSSSDCLLGRGGPGRSHVAALRSRFELEYALNARAYAVWTQSEQRRASGGLSLEELRRNMQFAPIDRNGYVSDPMSTMRFHSSCSSSGSFEDSN, encoded by the exons ATGAGTGGAAGAAAAAGGTGAGCGAGTCCTACACAGTGATTGTGGAGAAGCTGGAGGATGACTGGCACATCAAGGAGGCTGAGCTTGCGGAGCTCAAATTCGCTTTTGG CTCTGAGGAGGCCTTCCAGAAGGTGAACGTGAGCTACAGAACAGAGGAAGGCCTATCACTGTTGCATCTGTGCTGCGTGTGTGGAG GGACCAAGGCTCACATTCGCACCTTGATGCTGAAAGGCCTGCGTCCATCCAGACTCACGAGGAATGGATTCACGGCCCTCCACCTTGCCGCCTATAAG GACAGTGCAGAGCTGGTGACGGCGTTGCTCCACGGGGGGTCCGATGTCCAGCAGGTGGGCTACGGTGCGCTAACGGCCCTCCATATCGCCACGGTAGCAGGGCACCACgag ACGGTGGATATTTTACTACAACATGGAGCTAATGTCAACGTGCAGGACGCTGTCTTCTTCACCCCCCTGCACATTGCTGCCTACTACGGCCACGAGCAG GTGGCTAGGCTGCTCTTGAAGTTCGGGGCGGACCCCAACGTGAGTGGGGAGGTGGGCGACCGACCCCTTCACCTGGCGGCAGCCAAAGGCTTCCTGGGCCTGGTCCAACTGCTGATGGGGGGGGGCTGCAAGACAGACG TGAATGTTCTGGATAATGAAGACCACGTGCCTCTTCACCTGTGCTCCCGCTTCGGCCACCATGAGATCGTACGGTTCCTACTGACGGGCCACGGTGAAGCCCAGCCGCACTCTGTGAACATCTACGGAGACACGCCGCTGCACCT AGCCTGCTACAACGGGAAGTTTGAGGTGGTGAAGGAGATCATTCAGCTTTCTGGAACCGAGAGTCTGATGAAGGAAAACATCTTCAGTGAAACGGCGTTCCACAG TGCGTGCACCTATGGTAGAAACCTGGACATGGTTAAGTTCCTCTTGACCCAAAGCCCCATGAGCATCAACCATCAAGGCAGAGATGGACACACGG CCCTGCACAGCGCCTGCTTCCACGGCCACATCCGCGTGGTGCAGTTCCTCTTGGACAGCGGGGCGGACATGAACCTAGTGGCCTGCGACCCCACCCGCTCCagcggggagaaggaggagcagacctGTCTAATGTGGGCCTATGAGAAAG GTCACGATGCCATTGTGACCCTACTGAAACATTACAAGCGCCCGGACGATTCCCCGTGTAATGAGTACTCCCAGCCAGGAGGGG ATGGCTCCTACGTGTCAGTCCCGTCCCCTCTGGGAAAGATCAAGAGCATGACTAAAG AGAAGGCTGATGTTCTTCTACTCCGGGCCAGTCTGCCGTCTCATTTCCACCTTCAGCTCTCGGATCTGGAGTTCAATGAAATCATTGGTTCAG gtTCCTTCGGCAAGGTCTACAGAGGGAAATGCAGGAGCAAAGTTGTCGCCATTAAACG CTACCGAGCCAACACCTACTGCTCCAAGTCGGACGTGGATATGTTCTGCCGCGAGGTGTCCATCCTCTGCCGGCTCAACCACCCGTGTGTCATCCAGTTTGTGGGGGCGTGCCTGGACGACCCCAGCCAGTTCGCTATCGTCACCCAGTATGTGTCTGGTGGATCCCTGTTCTCCCTCCTCCACGAGCAGAAGAG GCTGATTGACCTGCAGTCCAAGCTGGTCATCGCCATCGACGTGGCCAAGGGCATGGAGTACCTGCACAACCTCACCCAGCCAATCATACATCGGGACCTCAACAG CCACAACATCCTGCTCTACGAGGACGGACACGCAGTGGTGGCTGATTTCGGGG AATCCAGGTTCCTGCTGTCGGTGGCGCAGGACAACATGACCAAGCAGCCAGGG aacttGCGGTGGATGGCTCCAGAGGTGTTCACGCAGTGCACGCGCTACACGGTGAAGGCAGACATGTTCAGCTACGCCCTGTGTCTCTGGGAGCTGCTGACTGGGGAAGTCCCTTTTGCCCACCTGAAGCCTG CGGCCGCGGCTGCAGACATGGCCTACCATCTGATCCGGCCTCCCATTGGCTACTCCATCCCCAAGCCCATCTCAGCACTCCTGATGCGGGGATGGAACGCCTCTCCAGAG GACCGACCTGAGTTCTCGGAGGTGGTGAGCAGCCTGGAGGAATGCCTCTGCAATATTGAG ctcATGTCTCCggcctccagcaacagcagtGGCTCTCTGtccccgtcctcctcgtccGACTGCCTGCTGGGTCGGGGCGGACCCGGACGGAGCCACGTGGCCGCCCTGCGCTCCCGCTTCGAGCTGGAGTACGCCCTGAACGCCCGGGCCTACGCCGTCTGGACCCAGAG CGAGCAGCGCCGTGCGTCTGGAGGTTTGTCCCTGGAGGAACTGCGAAGGAACATGCAGTTTGCACCCATCGACCGCAACG GTTACGTGTCTGATCCCATGAGCACCATGAGGTTCCACTCGtcctgcagcagcagtggcagctTCGAAGACAGCAACTAA